The Rhodoflexus caldus genome has a window encoding:
- a CDS encoding NAD kinase, producing MKIALHSRPVESRKQPYIQTIFEELHKLGAQLRISESFKAHMDETGLDVACEYTFSSYHELADTDLMLSVGGDGTLLETITLVRHTGIPILGINLGRLGFLATLSKENIAEGLRAVIEGRYSIEERSMIRLDSSINLFGDLNFALNECTISKRDSASMIIVHAYLDGEYLNSYWADGLIVATPTGSTAYSISVGGPVVLPDSRSFIISPISPHNLNVRPLVIHDGCVLSFEIEGRNNNFLVSLDSRFRTVDSNVKLSLRKSDFNARLLRLEGDNFLHTLRQKLNWGTDSRN from the coding sequence ATGAAAATAGCTTTGCATAGCCGCCCTGTCGAGAGCCGGAAACAACCCTATATACAAACTATTTTTGAAGAACTTCATAAACTGGGCGCGCAGTTGCGTATCTCCGAGTCATTCAAAGCACACATGGACGAAACAGGTTTGGACGTTGCCTGCGAATATACTTTTTCCAGTTATCACGAATTGGCAGATACCGACCTGATGCTGAGTGTTGGCGGAGACGGCACACTGCTGGAAACCATCACATTGGTACGCCATACAGGTATTCCTATTCTGGGCATTAATTTGGGTAGGCTCGGATTTTTGGCCACCCTGTCCAAAGAAAATATTGCCGAAGGTTTGCGTGCTGTTATAGAAGGCAGATACAGCATAGAGGAGCGCTCTATGATTCGCTTAGACAGCAGCATTAACCTTTTCGGCGACCTAAACTTTGCACTGAACGAATGCACTATCAGCAAGCGGGACAGTGCCTCAATGATTATCGTACATGCCTATTTGGACGGCGAATACCTCAACTCTTATTGGGCAGACGGCTTGATTGTGGCAACGCCCACAGGTTCTACGGCCTACTCTATCAGTGTGGGAGGCCCCGTAGTGCTGCCCGATTCGCGCAGCTTTATCATTTCGCCCATCAGCCCCCACAACCTGAACGTGAGACCTTTGGTGATACACGACGGCTGTGTGCTTTCCTTTGAGATAGAAGGGCGAAACAATAATTTTCTGGTATCGCTGGACTCCCGTTTCCGAACGGTAGATTCCAACGTAAAACTCTCTTTGCGCAAATCGGATTTTAATGCGCGGCTGTTACGGTTGGAGGGCGATAACTTTCTGCACACGCTGCGACAAAAACTTAATTGGGGAACCGATTCAAGAAATTAA
- the rpoB gene encoding DNA-directed RNA polymerase subunit beta, with product MAKVIDGRINFSSINHHLEYPDFLDVQLQSFKDFFQLETPAEKRQHEGLFKVFKENFPISDSRENFVLEFIDYLVDPPKYSIDECIDRGLSYNVPLKAKLRLSCNDKDNEDFETIEQEVFLGNIPYMTPRGSFVINGAERVIVSQLHRSPGVFFAQSKHTNGTKLYSARIIPFKGSWIEFATDVNNVMYAYIDRKKKFPVTTLLRAIGYGSDKDILDIFGLSEEVPATRENLQLAVGRKLAARVLKTWYEDFTDEETDELYNIMRHDVIFEREHILEAEDIDLILDSGVSSVILHREDINAFDYAIIYNTLQKDTSNSEKEAVEQIYRQLRNTEAPDEATAREIIQSLFFSDKRYDLGEVGRYRINKKLNLSTSMDVRVLTKEDIIEIIKYLITLINSKAIVDDIDHLSNRRVRTVGEQLYAQFGVGLARMARTIKERMNVRDNEDFKPVDLINARTLSSVINSFFGTNQLSQFMDQTNPLAEITHKRRMSALGPGGLSRERAGFEVRDVHYTHYGRLCTIETPEGPNIGLISSLCVHAKVNSMGFIETPYRKVQGGKVDIDDSHVVYLTAEEEDNHYIAQANAAVNANGEFEIDRVKARFEGDFPIVEPTELTYIDVAPNQIVSVAASLIPFLEHDDANRALMGSNMQRQAVPLLRPEAPIVGTGLEKRVAIDSRTLVVAEGDGVVDYVDANKIVIRYDLSDDDLLASFEGNLTTYKLTKFRRTNQDTCINLKPIVKKGQRVTKGQVLCEGYATNNGELALGRNLNVAFMPWQGYNFEDAIVISEKVVREDIFTSIHIEEFELEVRDTKRGEEELTSEIPNVSEEAVKNLDENGIIRVGAEVKEGDILIGKITPKGETDPTPEEKLLRAIFGDKAGDVKDASMKAPPSMRGVVIDTKLFTRPKKDKDVRARMKRDVEALKAKYSKQLLALRAEMIDKMFSLLDGKTSRGVYHKFGDEIIAKGMKFTRANIESNLFPPKNAYRDESNYNVPEEANLIADINLDGWTDDERINGLIAKLVKNYNIKRNEITGTFKRDRFTLEVGDELPAGIVQLAKVYIAKKRKLKVGDKMAGRHGNKGVVARIVREEDMPFLENGKPVDIVLNPLGVPSRMNIGQIYETVLGWAGSILGRKYATPIFDGATEEEVQKELAEAGLPSWGRTVLYDGLTGEPFDQKVTVGVIYMLKLGHLVDDKMHARSIGPYSLITQQPLGGKAQFGGQRFGEMEVWALEAFGASNILQEILTIKSDDVAGRAKAYECIVKGENMSKPNIPESFNVLIHELRGLALEVTMD from the coding sequence TTGGCTAAAGTCATTGACGGAAGAATCAACTTCTCTTCCATAAATCATCATTTGGAGTATCCGGACTTTCTTGACGTGCAGTTGCAGTCCTTTAAGGATTTCTTCCAATTAGAAACCCCTGCCGAGAAACGTCAGCACGAAGGGTTGTTCAAAGTATTCAAAGAAAACTTTCCTATTTCAGACTCCCGCGAAAATTTTGTGCTGGAATTTATTGACTACTTGGTAGACCCGCCCAAGTACTCAATTGACGAGTGTATTGACCGCGGACTGAGCTACAATGTGCCGCTCAAAGCCAAGTTGCGCCTTTCATGCAACGATAAGGACAACGAGGACTTTGAAACCATCGAGCAGGAAGTGTTCTTAGGAAATATTCCTTACATGACTCCTCGCGGTTCGTTTGTCATTAACGGTGCCGAGCGCGTTATTGTATCGCAGTTGCACCGTTCGCCCGGCGTATTCTTTGCGCAAAGCAAGCATACGAACGGTACGAAGTTGTACTCTGCCCGTATCATTCCGTTCAAGGGTTCGTGGATTGAGTTTGCAACAGACGTGAACAACGTCATGTATGCCTACATTGACCGTAAGAAGAAATTCCCGGTAACTACCCTGCTCCGTGCCATCGGCTACGGTTCAGATAAAGATATTCTGGATATCTTCGGTCTGTCGGAAGAAGTACCTGCCACCCGCGAAAACCTGCAATTGGCCGTTGGGCGCAAATTGGCGGCAAGGGTGCTGAAAACATGGTACGAAGACTTCACCGACGAAGAAACCGACGAGTTGTACAATATCATGCGCCACGATGTGATATTTGAGCGCGAGCACATCTTGGAAGCAGAAGATATTGACCTCATCCTTGACTCAGGCGTGTCTTCCGTTATTCTCCACCGCGAAGACATCAATGCGTTTGACTACGCCATTATTTACAATACGCTTCAAAAAGATACGTCCAACTCCGAGAAAGAGGCAGTTGAGCAGATTTATCGCCAGTTGCGCAATACGGAAGCTCCCGATGAGGCAACCGCTCGTGAAATCATCCAAAGCCTGTTTTTCAGCGACAAGCGCTATGATTTAGGCGAAGTTGGCCGTTACCGCATCAACAAGAAGTTGAACCTCAGTACAAGCATGGATGTGCGCGTGCTGACTAAGGAAGATATCATTGAAATTATTAAGTATCTCATCACGCTGATTAACTCAAAAGCGATTGTTGATGATATTGACCACCTGAGCAACCGCCGTGTCCGCACAGTGGGCGAGCAGTTGTATGCACAATTTGGCGTAGGTTTGGCACGTATGGCGCGTACTATTAAAGAACGCATGAACGTGCGCGACAACGAAGACTTCAAACCCGTAGATTTGATTAATGCACGTACGCTGTCTTCTGTGATTAACTCGTTCTTTGGCACCAACCAATTGAGCCAGTTCATGGATCAGACCAACCCGCTGGCAGAAATTACTCACAAACGCCGCATGTCTGCTCTCGGCCCCGGTGGTTTGAGCCGCGAGCGTGCAGGTTTTGAGGTGCGCGACGTTCACTATACCCACTACGGCCGCCTGTGTACCATTGAAACACCGGAAGGCCCGAATATCGGTCTGATTTCGTCGCTTTGCGTACACGCCAAAGTAAACTCCATGGGCTTCATTGAAACCCCTTACCGCAAAGTACAAGGCGGCAAGGTAGACATTGACGACAGCCACGTGGTGTACCTGACGGCAGAAGAAGAGGATAATCACTACATCGCACAGGCCAACGCAGCGGTGAATGCCAACGGCGAATTTGAGATTGACCGCGTGAAAGCCCGTTTTGAAGGCGACTTCCCGATTGTAGAGCCTACCGAATTGACCTATATAGACGTTGCTCCTAACCAAATCGTATCGGTGGCGGCTTCGCTGATTCCGTTCTTGGAGCATGACGACGCGAACCGTGCGCTGATGGGTTCAAACATGCAGCGTCAGGCTGTGCCGCTGCTGCGCCCCGAAGCACCGATTGTGGGTACAGGTCTTGAAAAGCGCGTGGCAATTGACTCACGCACATTGGTTGTGGCCGAAGGCGATGGCGTAGTGGACTACGTGGATGCCAATAAAATTGTCATCCGTTACGACCTTTCCGACGATGACCTGCTGGCAAGTTTTGAAGGTAACCTGACAACTTACAAGCTGACCAAGTTCCGCCGAACCAACCAAGATACCTGCATCAACCTGAAACCGATTGTTAAAAAAGGACAGCGCGTTACCAAAGGGCAGGTGCTGTGTGAAGGTTATGCAACCAATAACGGAGAACTTGCACTGGGGCGCAACCTGAATGTGGCATTCATGCCTTGGCAGGGTTACAACTTTGAAGACGCGATTGTTATTTCCGAAAAAGTAGTTCGCGAAGATATCTTTACTTCCATTCATATAGAAGAGTTTGAATTGGAAGTGCGCGATACCAAACGCGGAGAGGAAGAACTGACTTCCGAAATTCCGAACGTGAGCGAGGAAGCTGTTAAAAATCTGGACGAAAACGGTATCATTCGCGTAGGCGCAGAGGTGAAAGAAGGCGATATCCTGATTGGTAAAATTACGCCCAAAGGTGAAACCGACCCGACACCGGAAGAAAAACTGCTGCGTGCCATCTTCGGAGACAAAGCCGGTGATGTGAAAGATGCATCTATGAAAGCGCCTCCTTCCATGCGCGGTGTAGTAATTGATACAAAACTGTTTACGCGTCCGAAAAAGGATAAAGACGTGCGTGCCCGTATGAAGCGCGATGTAGAAGCGCTTAAAGCGAAGTACAGCAAACAGTTGCTGGCATTGCGTGCCGAAATGATTGACAAGATGTTCTCACTGCTGGACGGTAAAACCAGCAGAGGTGTTTATCATAAGTTTGGCGATGAAATTATTGCCAAAGGCATGAAGTTTACCCGTGCGAACATTGAAAGCAATCTGTTCCCGCCAAAGAATGCCTATCGCGATGAAAGCAACTACAACGTACCCGAGGAAGCAAACCTGATTGCCGATATCAACTTGGACGGATGGACAGACGATGAGCGCATCAATGGCCTGATTGCCAAATTGGTGAAAAATTACAACATCAAACGCAACGAAATTACGGGTACGTTCAAGCGCGACCGCTTTACTCTTGAAGTAGGCGACGAATTGCCCGCGGGCATTGTGCAGTTGGCTAAGGTTTATATTGCCAAAAAGCGCAAGTTGAAAGTAGGCGATAAAATGGCCGGTCGCCACGGTAACAAAGGTGTGGTTGCGCGCATCGTCCGTGAAGAAGACATGCCTTTCTTAGAGAACGGTAAACCTGTGGATATTGTACTGAACCCACTGGGTGTACCTTCCCGTATGAACATCGGTCAGATTTACGAAACCGTTCTTGGTTGGGCCGGTTCAATTTTAGGGCGCAAATATGCAACACCTATCTTTGACGGAGCAACAGAAGAAGAAGTACAGAAAGAATTGGCCGAAGCAGGGTTGCCTTCTTGGGGGCGCACCGTGCTGTACGATGGTCTCACGGGTGAACCCTTTGACCAGAAAGTTACTGTTGGAGTTATCTACATGCTGAAACTGGGGCACTTAGTAGATGATAAAATGCACGCACGCTCTATCGGCCCGTACTCACTCATTACGCAACAGCCTCTGGGTGGTAAAGCACAATTCGGTGGACAACGTTTTGGCGAGATGGAAGTGTGGGCATTGGAAGCCTTCGGTGCATCCAATATTTTGCAGGAAATTCTGACCATTAAATCTGACGATGTTGCCGGACGTGCGAAAGCCTATGAGTGCATTGTAAAAGGTGAAAATATGTCCAAGCCGAAT
- a CDS encoding DNA-directed RNA polymerase subunit omega: MSKSKYNSNTSLTTRDIAKVAELANGNIYEAVVIIAKRSRQIASKLKEELAGKLEEFSTGIDNLEEIHENREQIEISRYYERLPKPTTIATDEYLEGKLIYHRNDDTE, from the coding sequence ATGTCTAAGTCTAAGTATAACAGCAATACCTCACTGACTACCCGCGATATTGCCAAGGTAGCAGAACTGGCCAACGGCAACATATACGAAGCCGTCGTAATTATTGCCAAGCGCTCCCGCCAGATAGCCTCCAAACTCAAAGAAGAACTGGCAGGCAAATTGGAAGAATTTTCAACAGGTATTGACAATTTGGAAGAAATTCATGAGAACCGCGAGCAAATTGAAATCTCGCGCTATTATGAGCGACTGCCCAAACCTACAACCATCGCCACCGATGAGTATCTGGAAGGCAAATTGATATACCATCGCAACGACGATACAGAATAG
- a CDS encoding CBS domain-containing protein yields the protein MDTGLAPSPEERTALGMCAKDFINPMVPPLKPADSVGRALAWMEEFRVHQLPLVEDGVYKGMFSESALYDANLSPDVLLGSLTPDLAECFVTEDQHFYEVIRIAESFKVQTVPVLSNERAFKGVIVLRDTVGALARAFATQNPGGIIVLLMPAYNYSLAEISRLVESNNAKILSSYVEPDTQDPTMVKVTLKLSVMEISRVIATLERFGYHVAARFDENEDVDISRERLDILLKYLEI from the coding sequence ATGGATACAGGCTTAGCACCTTCTCCGGAAGAACGCACCGCTTTGGGAATGTGTGCAAAAGATTTTATTAATCCGATGGTGCCGCCGCTCAAACCGGCTGACAGTGTTGGGCGCGCCTTGGCGTGGATGGAAGAATTTCGCGTACATCAATTGCCGTTGGTTGAAGATGGGGTTTACAAAGGCATGTTTTCCGAATCGGCACTGTATGATGCGAATCTCTCTCCCGACGTGCTGCTTGGCAGCCTTACCCCCGATTTGGCAGAGTGTTTTGTAACAGAAGACCAGCATTTTTATGAAGTAATCCGCATTGCCGAGTCGTTTAAGGTGCAAACCGTTCCAGTGCTTTCCAATGAGCGCGCATTCAAAGGCGTGATAGTACTGCGCGATACGGTGGGAGCTTTGGCGCGTGCATTTGCCACCCAAAACCCGGGGGGTATTATTGTGCTGCTGATGCCTGCCTACAATTATTCGCTGGCAGAAATCAGCCGACTGGTAGAGTCCAACAATGCCAAAATTCTCAGCAGCTATGTAGAACCCGACACACAAGACCCTACGATGGTAAAAGTAACACTCAAACTCAGTGTGATGGAAATTTCAAGGGTAATTGCCACACTGGAGCGCTTTGGTTATCATGTGGCGGCGCGTTTTGATGAGAATGAAGACGTTGATATCAGTCGCGAGCGCTTGGATATTCTTTTAAAATACCTTGAAATCTGA
- a CDS encoding outer membrane protein assembly factor BamD, which translates to MLIRKNVSVAIAILVVLLGGSSCSKFQKIIKNEDWKFRYNAAMEYYEKKGDYYRAGVLLEDLVPIIRGTPEAEKAQFYWAYCYYKQGQYETSAAEFKKFHDTYNRSKFAEEALYMHCYSLYMSSPPIHLDQANTITAIDAFQDFINRYPNSSYAQQAAGAITTLRAKLETKAFKNAKLYQQLERYKAAVIAYDNFQKDFPDSRYQEEAAFRRIEAQYELAQNSYIDKKRERFTEVVKMYQAFVDKYPKSIFLRQAENIFENTQRQLKNVASIEAAMQKEREKAEKTAQK; encoded by the coding sequence ATGTTAATCCGCAAAAACGTATCTGTTGCCATCGCAATCCTTGTTGTATTGTTAGGCGGCTCCTCGTGCAGTAAGTTTCAGAAAATCATCAAAAACGAGGACTGGAAGTTCCGCTACAATGCTGCCATGGAGTACTACGAGAAAAAGGGCGACTATTATCGTGCAGGCGTGCTGTTGGAAGATTTAGTGCCTATCATTCGCGGTACACCCGAGGCTGAAAAGGCGCAGTTCTATTGGGCTTATTGTTACTACAAACAAGGGCAGTACGAAACCAGTGCGGCAGAGTTCAAGAAATTTCATGATACATACAATCGCAGCAAGTTTGCCGAAGAAGCGCTGTACATGCACTGCTATTCGTTGTACATGAGCTCGCCTCCGATACACCTTGACCAAGCAAACACCATTACGGCCATTGATGCGTTTCAGGACTTTATCAACCGCTATCCTAACAGCAGCTATGCACAGCAAGCAGCCGGTGCTATTACCACCCTGCGTGCCAAGTTGGAAACAAAGGCATTTAAAAATGCCAAACTTTACCAGCAGTTAGAGCGTTACAAGGCCGCAGTGATTGCCTACGACAATTTTCAGAAAGATTTTCCCGACTCCCGTTATCAGGAAGAAGCGGCTTTCCGCAGAATAGAGGCGCAATATGAACTGGCACAAAACAGTTATATTGACAAAAAGCGCGAGCGATTTACGGAAGTGGTAAAAATGTATCAGGCTTTCGTCGACAAATATCCGAAAAGCATTTTTCTGAGGCAGGCGGAAAACATCTTTGAAAACACGCAGCGCCAACTCAAAAACGTGGCATCCATAGAGGCAGCCATGCAAAAAGAAAGAGAGAAAGCCGAAAAAACGGCACAGAAATAA
- a CDS encoding ABC transporter ATP-binding protein, producing MILLQSEELSIGYSGNPLLKGLNLTLPAGTLTILLGRNGGGKSTLIRTLAGLLPALGGTIRTETGTVSPQANHEWLARQIAVVLTERPHTQFMSGYELVALGRAPYTGWTGRLTPHDHQLIEQALQITHATDLQNCLIEELSDGQCQKLMIARALAQDTPVLLLDEPLAHLDLANSALLLNSLAAYAKTNGKAILLSSHHIELAIHTADFLWLIDHDNLLHGNLPEQLVLEDKIGHIFSGSHVFFNRYTGHFNFPMPTTSRVLHADLRLSETCSYWLTKALAKRGIQLWQAADSQWKIGQTPDHMPYYTWQYENESGHTDMAGIVQLLADYAQKQPLTNF from the coding sequence ATGATACTGCTGCAAAGTGAGGAACTCAGCATCGGCTACTCCGGCAACCCTTTGCTCAAAGGGCTGAATCTGACTTTGCCGGCCGGTACGCTCACTATTTTGCTGGGGCGCAATGGCGGCGGAAAATCCACCCTGATACGCACGCTCGCCGGCTTGTTGCCTGCACTCGGCGGCACAATACGCACCGAAACAGGAACTGTTTCGCCCCAAGCGAACCATGAGTGGCTGGCACGCCAAATAGCAGTTGTGCTAACCGAACGGCCGCATACGCAATTTATGTCGGGCTATGAGCTCGTTGCATTGGGTAGAGCGCCTTATACCGGCTGGACGGGCAGGCTAACCCCCCACGACCACCAACTGATTGAACAGGCATTACAAATCACCCATGCAACCGACCTTCAAAATTGTCTGATTGAAGAATTGAGCGACGGGCAATGCCAAAAACTCATGATAGCTCGCGCACTTGCACAGGACACCCCCGTTCTGCTGTTAGACGAGCCTCTGGCACATTTAGACCTTGCCAACAGTGCCTTGCTGCTCAACAGCCTCGCGGCGTATGCAAAAACAAACGGCAAAGCCATTTTGCTCAGCTCGCACCATATTGAGTTGGCTATCCATACAGCCGATTTTTTATGGTTGATAGACCACGACAACTTATTGCACGGCAACCTGCCGGAACAGTTGGTTCTTGAAGACAAAATCGGCCATATCTTCTCGGGCTCACATGTGTTCTTCAATCGTTATACCGGGCATTTCAACTTCCCGATGCCGACTACAAGCCGAGTATTACATGCAGACCTGCGTTTGTCGGAGACCTGTTCTTATTGGCTGACAAAAGCCTTAGCCAAAAGAGGTATTCAACTGTGGCAGGCGGCCGATTCCCAATGGAAAATCGGGCAGACACCCGACCACATGCCCTACTACACTTGGCAATATGAGAACGAAAGCGGACACACCGATATGGCAGGCATTGTACAATTGCTGGCAGATTATGCACAAAAGCAGCCGCTTACAAATTTTTAA
- the coaBC gene encoding bifunctional phosphopantothenoylcysteine decarboxylase/phosphopantothenate--cysteine ligase CoaBC encodes MLKGKKILVGVCGSIAAYKIATLVRLLIKQEAEVQVIMTDAASDFISPLTLATLSKNPVLTRYVADDNTGEWSNHVALGLWADLMVIAPATANTIAKIAHGHCDNLLTAVYLSARSPVVLAPAMDLDMWLHPATQRNISQLQADGCQIISPGEGELASGLHGKGRMAEPEQMAEWIATFFSAGRPLAGKNVLLTAGPTIEPIDPVRYITNHSTGKMGYALAQAFADAGAQVNLISGPVALQLEHPSVQITHVQTARQMHEAVTTRTATADIIVHCAAVADYAPAHAATQKIKKQGDKLTIELVKNPDIAADTGQKLQAGQVHAGFALETENEQAHAQSKMERKNFDLIVLNSLNDAGAGFGHDTNRVSLLFREGKREVLPLLPKSEVARIIVRHLTNILQAKSHVV; translated from the coding sequence ATGCTGAAAGGGAAAAAAATTTTGGTGGGCGTGTGCGGCAGCATTGCCGCCTATAAAATTGCAACCCTTGTTCGGCTTTTGATAAAACAGGAGGCTGAAGTGCAGGTTATTATGACCGACGCAGCCTCCGATTTTATTTCCCCCCTTACGCTTGCTACGCTGTCCAAAAATCCTGTACTGACCCGCTATGTAGCCGATGACAACACAGGAGAGTGGAGCAATCATGTGGCGCTTGGCCTATGGGCAGACCTGATGGTAATTGCACCGGCTACGGCCAATACGATTGCCAAAATAGCCCATGGCCACTGTGATAATCTGCTGACGGCTGTTTACCTTTCTGCGCGCAGCCCTGTTGTGCTTGCTCCCGCAATGGATTTGGACATGTGGTTGCATCCTGCCACACAACGCAACATCAGCCAATTGCAGGCAGACGGTTGTCAAATCATCTCACCGGGCGAGGGGGAACTCGCCAGCGGCTTGCACGGCAAAGGGCGGATGGCAGAACCCGAGCAAATGGCCGAATGGATAGCTACTTTTTTCTCCGCAGGCCGCCCCTTGGCAGGCAAAAATGTATTGCTTACCGCAGGGCCGACCATAGAACCCATTGACCCCGTACGCTACATTACCAACCACTCCACGGGTAAAATGGGCTATGCACTGGCACAAGCATTTGCCGATGCAGGCGCACAAGTAAATCTCATTTCAGGGCCTGTGGCCTTGCAATTAGAGCACCCGTCGGTACAAATTACCCATGTACAAACCGCACGGCAAATGCACGAAGCAGTAACTACACGCACGGCAACCGCCGATATTATTGTGCATTGTGCAGCCGTTGCCGACTACGCACCGGCACATGCGGCCACACAAAAAATCAAAAAACAAGGCGATAAGCTGACCATTGAACTGGTCAAAAATCCTGATATTGCAGCCGATACAGGGCAGAAATTGCAGGCAGGGCAGGTGCACGCAGGCTTTGCATTAGAAACCGAAAACGAGCAGGCACATGCGCAGAGCAAAATGGAACGCAAAAACTTTGACCTGATTGTACTCAATTCGCTCAACGATGCGGGCGCGGGGTTCGGGCATGACACTAACCGCGTATCGCTGCTGTTTCGTGAAGGCAAGCGCGAGGTATTGCCCCTTCTGCCCAAAAGCGAAGTAGCACGCATCATCGTTCGGCATCTTACAAATATTCTTCAAGCTAAATCGCATGTGGTTTAA